In Candidatus Obscuribacterales bacterium, the DNA window TGAACTATTACCAAAAGCTCTACTACCACCGTTTGGGGACGCCCCAGTCTGACGATGTGCTGATCTACGATCGCCCTGACGAGAAGGAATGGGGATTCAGCGGTAGCGTCACGGACGATGGACGGCTGTTGATTATTTCGGTCTGGCGGGGCACTGAACCGAAAAATCTCTTGTTCTACAAAGATCTGACCGTGGCCGATAGTCCAGTCGTGGAGCTGATTCGAGACTTTGAGGCAGAGTTTAACGTGGTGGAAGCTGAGGGCGATCGCCTTTGGGTTCAGACCGATTTAGATGCGCCTCGGGGACGGTTGATTGCCATTGACCTCACCCAGCCCGATCGCGATCATTGGCAGGAGGTGATTCCCCAAGCGGCGGAAACCCTGCAATCCATGACGGTGCTGAATCATCAATTTGTGGCCACCTACCTAAAAGATGCCCGCAGTCAGGTGCAGCGCTTTGCCCTAGACGGCACACCCCTGGGAGAACTGACCCTGCCCGGCATTGGTTCGGTGGGGGGCTTTAGCAGCAAGCGCCAGGATACGGAAACCTTCTACAGCTTCACGGGCTATACCACCCCCACCAGCATCTATCGCTACGATGCCGTGACCGGGGAAAGCCAGCTCTTCCGTCAGCCCACAGTGGACTTTAATCCCGAAGACTTCATCACCACCCAGGTGTTTTACACCAGTGCCGACGGTACCCAGATTCCCATGTTCATCACCCATAAAACCGGGTTGGTGCTGGACGGTCAAAATCCCACCTTACTCTACGGCTACGGTGGCTTTGGCGTGTCTCTCACCCCCAGTTTTTCGCCTAGCTACCTGGTTTGGATGGAGATGGGAGGTGTCTACGCGGTGCCCAACCTGCGGGGTGGGGGCGAATATGGCGAAGACTGGCATCAGGCAGGGACGAAGCAGCGCAAGCAAACGGTTTTTGATGATTTTATCGCCGCAGCGGAATGGTTGATCGACCAAGGCTATACCCGATCGGACAAGTTAGCGATCGCCGGTGGCAGTAATGGTGGTCTGTTGGTGGGAGCCTGTATGACCCAGCGTCCTGAGCTTTTTGGGGCTGCCTTGCCTGCCGTGGGCGTCATGGATATGCTGCGCTTCCATTTGTTTACCATTGGCTGGGCCTGGTGTTCGGAATATGGTTCATCGGAACATGCTGACGAGTTTCCTACCCTCTATGCCTATTCACCGTTGCATAATCTGAAGCCAGGAACGGCCTACCCCGCCACGTTGATTACCACGGCTGACCATGATGATCGAGTAGTGCCTGCCCATAGCTTCAAATTTGCTGCTGCTCTCCAAGCGGCCCAGGGGGGTGAGGCTCCGGTGCTGATTCGCATTGAGACCAAGGCGGGGCATGGAGCTGGTAAACCCACGGCCAAGGTGATTGAAGAAATTGCCGATCGCTACGCCTTCCTAGTGAGAACCTTAGGGATTGGTACCTAGGTAGACTCAAGGCCGGGTTTCGACTGCGCTCAATCCTCGTTCCATTAGGAGTTAAGCCTTGAGCGACGTCAAAGTACTTGTCCATTGTTGCGTCCTCTCACTGAACATCGACCGTCTTCATTCTTCCCATGAACTATCTGTTGAACCGTCCATTGAACCATCTGCAGAGTCGAGGTCATGATAGACATCACCGAACGCGATCGCTTAGCGATCAAAACCACGATTTCTCAACAGTTACAGGCGTTTGAACAGGGTAATGCCATGCAGGCCTTTTCCTTCGCCAGCCCTAGTATTCAACTGCAGTTTCAAACCCCCGATCGCTTTATGCACATGGTGCGGCGTGCCTATCCACCGGTGTATCAAGCTCGCTCTGTGATCTTTGAAGATGTGGGAATGATTGATCACCATCTCGCCCAATCGGTGTTGATGATGGGCCAGGATGGCACCCTATCCCGTGCCCTCTATCTGATGCAGCAGCAGCTCGACCACAGTTGGCGGATCAATGGCTGCCTGCTGTTGCCCATCCATGACCCAGAAAGCGTCGAGTGATCGCCTAGGCCGGCTCTAGCTCAAAGAATTCCTGTACCCAGGCTGCGATCGCTTTGGCTGTGGCTGGGGCTAGTAAGACGCCGTTGCGGTAGTGACCGCTGGCCAGCCAGACGTTGGCGACTCCGGGCAGCGGTTCCACTAGGGGAGCCGGGCGGTTGAAAGGACGGGGACGCAGGCCTGACCAGGTTTGTAGCACTTGGGCCTGGCTGAGGCTGGGACAGAAGGCGATCGCCCCCTCTAAGACTTGGTTGAGCAGTGTCGGATGGGCCTGGATCTCACCGGCATCGTCGGGAAATTCTACGGTTGCGCCAATCCAATAGTCGCCATCCCCGAGGGGGATGATGTGGATGTCACTGCCGGTGAGGACGGGCTGAAAGTCTGGGTTGCCGAGGCCGACCGGGACATGCACCCGCATGGCTTGACCGAGCACCGGACGAATATCTACCGGTTGGGCGATCGCTGCCGTGAGGGGCGTGGATCCAAGGCCAGCGGCGATCACTACCCCATCAATGGCCAGGTCGCCGGCTGTAGTGTGCAGCACTTGGGCCGTCCCGTCGGTGGCACAGTCCACGGCCGTGACGGCTGTTTCTAGCTTCAGATCAACACCGCGCTGCTTGGCTACATCCAATAAGGCGAGGGTAAGAGCGGTGGGATCGAGCTGGCGATCGCCGGAGGAATAGATCGCCGCCATAATCGTGTCATCTTGCACCTGAGGGCAGCGATCGCGCAACTGATCGCGACTCCAACATTCCAGGCTCCAGCCCTGGGCTCGACGAGTGCTGATCAGGGTATCCCAATTGGCCAGATCGGCACCTTCCGACAGCAGCATAACAATGCCCTGGCGGTTGTAGGGCAAGGCTTTACCCGTGAGACGCTCTAGCTCGGGTATCCAAGCGTCGTAGCAGCGCAAACTGGTTTCCCGCATTCGCCAGGCTCGTCCCTTGGTCTTATGGCTAATGGCTCCCATTAAAACGCCGAGGGCAGCGCTGGTGGAGGCTTGGGCAGGTTGATGCTGCTCAAGCAGGGTGAGATGCAGGTTGGGAATATGGCTGAGTTCGTAGGCGATCGCTGCGCCAACGACACCACCGCCAATGATGGCAAGATGAGGCATAGGGGTTAACGATGTCCGGTTAGCGAGTCGAGGCAGGAGCAGTCCAAACCTGGTCTCCCGCTGAGTTGATATAGGCTGGCTGTCCTTCAACCATAACGTAGGCTAGCCCCTCGGAAAAGCTATAGGCGTAGTCATAGCGGAAGGGAATCACTACCTCGCCTTGGTGGTCGATAAAGCCCCATAGACCGTCCACGTTTTGCACCGGAGCTAGTCCATCTCCAAAGATCCAAGCTTGGGTATAGCGGGGAGGAATGGGCAAGCTGCCATCTGGGGCGACAAATCCCCATCGCCCGTGAACGCTAACGGGAGCCAGCCCTTCGGCAAAGGAGAAAGCGGCGTCAAACTGGGGAGCGATCGCCATCTGTCCTGTGGTATCCACAAATCCCCAGCTAGGATAGCCGGCCCAGGCGGGGGCAACGGAGACGGGAGCCAGCCCTTCGGCAAAGAAGCGAGCGTCATAGAACTTGGCGGGAATGATCACCGTGCCTTGAGGATCAATGAATCCCCAGCGGGTGGCTTGGTCAGCGGCGACCTGGTCGGCGATCGCTACGGCGGCCAGTTGATCCTCTCCAAATTCATAGCCCCAGACATAGTCGGGCTCCAGGGCGATCGCTCCTTGGTCATCCACGAAGCCCCAGAGGTCACCTTGTTGGATGACACCGAGACCCTGGCTGAATAGACCTGCCGCGTCAAACTGGGGCGTAATGACCATGGTGCCACTGCGATCGATATAGCCCCAGCGTCCGCCTGCCTGCACCGGAGCCAGCTCTCCACCCCAAAACCCTTGGGCTTCTTCAAACTTGGGTGCTACCGCGATTGCTCCCGTCTCGTCGATAAACCCCCAGCGGCCATCAATGGGAACGGGATATAGGCGGGGGCGATCGCCGCTCTCTGTGCCCTGGGCAGCTTGAGGTGCCCCAACCAGACTCAGCGTGATCACGATGGGGGCAAGCGATCGCGCCAGGTGGGAATGGTGTAGCAGCATGGTGTTTTAGAGGGTGTCTGAGGCCGTTGTCACGAATCTTGGATGAACCCAATCTAACCCAACGCTTGCAACAGTTGTATGATGCTTTTCATTCGTGATTGCCAAGAGTTAGGAGCGCCAACCATGTCAGACCTCTATGTGTCGTGGGCAGACTATCACCAAAAGATTGAACAACTGGCCGTGCAAATATACGAATCGGGCTGGCAGTTTAATCAAATTGTTTGTTTGGCGAAGGGGGGGCTGCGGGTCGGCGATATTTTGGCCCGCATCTATGATGTCCCGCTAGCTATTTTGGCGACGACATCCTAGGGGGGCAAAAATAACCAAACCCGTGGCTCGATTACCTTTGGAGCAGATCTGACAAAAACGACGGCGAACTTGGGCAGCCATGTACTCTTGGTGGATGACTTGGTCGATTCTGGGGTAACTTTGCAGAAAACGCTTCCCTGGCTGGATCGCCGCTATGGGTTTTATATCGAAGACGTGCGCACGGCGGTGCTGTGGTACAAAGACTGCTCGGTGATCAAGCCAGATTACTATGTGGATTACTTACCTGATAATCCATGGATTCATCAGCCCTTTGAGCAGTACGAAAGTCAGAGTATCCAAGACTTTGCAGCCAACTATGCACCGGTTTCCTAGCGATCGCTCCCGCTGAATCGTGGATGGGCGGATGGCTTGGTGACTCGTAGCAACGACGTCGAAAGCTTGGCCATCATGGAAGCATTGCCAAGGTTTTGTCTACGGGGAGGCGATCGCTGTTGCTTTCTACCGTCGATCCGCATCCCTCTCCTCGTCCATGATTTTCCGGTGAGGGCCTATTCATGTCGATTCGCCCAGCACTGTGCTTGAATATGGTGTGCTACGCTGTCGGGG includes these proteins:
- a CDS encoding prolyl oligopeptidase family serine peptidase, with amino-acid sequence MAETPLTYPSSLQVDHVDDYHGTAVADPYRWLEDPDSPDSRAWIAAQNQLTFEYLQQIPSRETLRDRITQLWDYEKFGTPFKMGDRYFYFKNDGLQNQSILYTLPSLDAEPQLLLDPNRLSEDGTVALSSFAISEDARFMAYGLSSSGSDWQEWQVRSVETGEDLSDHLKWVKFSGAAWSHDHQGFFYSRYDEPSADSQFEAVNYYQKLYYHRLGTPQSDDVLIYDRPDEKEWGFSGSVTDDGRLLIISVWRGTEPKNLLFYKDLTVADSPVVELIRDFEAEFNVVEAEGDRLWVQTDLDAPRGRLIAIDLTQPDRDHWQEVIPQAAETLQSMTVLNHQFVATYLKDARSQVQRFALDGTPLGELTLPGIGSVGGFSSKRQDTETFYSFTGYTTPTSIYRYDAVTGESQLFRQPTVDFNPEDFITTQVFYTSADGTQIPMFITHKTGLVLDGQNPTLLYGYGGFGVSLTPSFSPSYLVWMEMGGVYAVPNLRGGGEYGEDWHQAGTKQRKQTVFDDFIAAAEWLIDQGYTRSDKLAIAGGSNGGLLVGACMTQRPELFGAALPAVGVMDMLRFHLFTIGWAWCSEYGSSEHADEFPTLYAYSPLHNLKPGTAYPATLITTADHDDRVVPAHSFKFAAALQAAQGGEAPVLIRIETKAGHGAGKPTAKVIEEIADRYAFLVRTLGIGT
- a CDS encoding DUF4864 domain-containing protein; protein product: MIDITERDRLAIKTTISQQLQAFEQGNAMQAFSFASPSIQLQFQTPDRFMHMVRRAYPPVYQARSVIFEDVGMIDHHLAQSVLMMGQDGTLSRALYLMQQQLDHSWRINGCLLLPIHDPESVE
- a CDS encoding FAD-dependent oxidoreductase, coding for MPHLAIIGGGVVGAAIAYELSHIPNLHLTLLEQHQPAQASTSAALGVLMGAISHKTKGRAWRMRETSLRCYDAWIPELERLTGKALPYNRQGIVMLLSEGADLANWDTLISTRRAQGWSLECWSRDQLRDRCPQVQDDTIMAAIYSSGDRQLDPTALTLALLDVAKQRGVDLKLETAVTAVDCATDGTAQVLHTTAGDLAIDGVVIAAGLGSTPLTAAIAQPVDIRPVLGQAMRVHVPVGLGNPDFQPVLTGSDIHIIPLGDGDYWIGATVEFPDDAGEIQAHPTLLNQVLEGAIAFCPSLSQAQVLQTWSGLRPRPFNRPAPLVEPLPGVANVWLASGHYRNGVLLAPATAKAIAAWVQEFFELEPA
- a CDS encoding WG repeat-containing protein, whose protein sequence is MLLHHSHLARSLAPIVITLSLVGAPQAAQGTESGDRPRLYPVPIDGRWGFIDETGAIAVAPKFEEAQGFWGGELAPVQAGGRWGYIDRSGTMVITPQFDAAGLFSQGLGVIQQGDLWGFVDDQGAIALEPDYVWGYEFGEDQLAAVAIADQVAADQATRWGFIDPQGTVIIPAKFYDARFFAEGLAPVSVAPAWAGYPSWGFVDTTGQMAIAPQFDAAFSFAEGLAPVSVHGRWGFVAPDGSLPIPPRYTQAWIFGDGLAPVQNVDGLWGFIDHQGEVVIPFRYDYAYSFSEGLAYVMVEGQPAYINSAGDQVWTAPASTR